The following coding sequences are from one Neurospora crassa OR74A linkage group I, whole genome shotgun sequence window:
- a CDS encoding major facilitator superfamily transporter MFS1, which yields MAKISGLCVFKWYPLYAYQCPATGPSVQLKYSAMTPRHNNNVNHVYNGPDIQWEDESLRPPPAPRLFSRSSYASYASKASKRSFYSYTSSCFEADDERSDTLSFADWITTTMSGRMSPANAGDNSDSYPYGDDTDGDSSSGLPPPRYPGDDTRPTSQKELAGWYAYAFAAEVYVICGIGSFIPILLESLARENGVLLSDRSKPCGSSSDKHTTSAEGQCVVYVLGMEINTASFAMYTFSVSVLLQALLVVSISCAADHGNFRKKLLLAFAWIGSACVMAYIFISKSTYLIGALLAIISNTSFGASFVLLNSFLPLLVRHHPEIDQVGDYGSPGYATTEEGDDEDDEYQEDSTRNSTTALLGSRRYEEGEPLSRVQTTEELTSRELELSTQISAKGIGIGYIAGLFLQCVAIAILITLKNTTWSQRIVLCVIGAWWAIFTIPAAMWLRPRPGPPLPTKSNTGGIRALFHYTIYAWKSLFRTIHLARRLVDIVLFLAGWFLLSDAIATTSSTAILFAKTQLHMEPWALGMINVISTASGILGAFSWSFISRKFRLKAHQTILACIALFELIPLYGLMGYLPFVQAWGVGGLQQPWEMYPLAAIYGFVLGGLSGYCRSLYGELIPPGSEAAFYALYAITDKGSSVFGPAIVGAIIDASGEIRPAFWFLAAIVGTPALFIWFINVERGRTEGEALAEIIEGFKMNGQNGLNGNGADGLADDRRGSDASRAILGRYDDEDEE from the exons ATGGCCAAAATTTCGGGGTTGTGCGTTTTTAAATGGTACCCACTGTACGCCTATCAATGCCCTGCAACGGGCCCTAGCGTACAACTAAAGTACAGCGCAATGACACCACggcacaacaacaacgtgAACCACGTCTACAATGGACCTGACATCCAGTGGGAGGACGAATCTCTCCGACCGCCACCAGCTCCGCGACTCTTTTCCCGTTCATCCTACGCATCCTACGCGTCCAAGGCCTCCAAGCGATCCTTCTACTCGTACACTTCGTCGTGCTTCGAAGCCGACGACGAGCGATCCGACACTCTCTCGTTTGCCGACTggatcaccaccaccatgtccGGCAGGATGAGTCCTGCCAACGCCGGCGACAACAGCGATTCCTACCCATACGGCGACGACACTGACggcgacagcagcagcggcctGCCTCCCCCACGATACCCCGGTGACGACACTCGCCCCACCAGCCAAAAGGAACTCGCGGGATGGTATGCCTATGCCTTTGCTGCTGAGGTCTATGTTATTTGCG GTATCG GTTCCTTCATCCCAATTCTCCTCGAAAGTCTAGCTCGCGAAAATGGCGTCCTCCTCTCCGACCGATCGAAACCCTGCGGTTCCAGCTCCGACAAGCATACCACCTCTGCCGAAGGACAATGTGTCGTCTACGTACTGGGCATGGAAATCAACACGGCCAGCTTCGCCATGTACACGTTCAGCGTCAGCGTCCTGCTGCAAGCCTTGTTGGTCGTCAGCATCAGTTGCGCCGCGGACCATGGCAACTTTCGAAAGAAGCTGCTACTTGCCTTCGCATGGATTGGCAGCGCGTGTGTGATGGCCTACATCTTCATTAGCAAGAGCACTTATCTCATTGGTGCTCTGCTGGCCATCATCTCGAATACCTCGTTCGGCGCCTCCTTTGTGCTGCTGAACTCGTTCTTGCCGCTTTTGGTCAGGCATCACCCCGAGATCGATCAGGTTGGCGACTATGGCTCGCCAGGGTATGCGACTACCGAAGAgggcgatgatgaggacgatgagtACCAGGAGGATAGCACGCGCAACTCGACGACTGCCTTGCTTGGAAGCCGAAGATACGAGGAGGGCGAACCGCTTTCCCGAGTTCAGACGACCGAGGAGTTGACGTCTCGCGAACTGGAACTGTCCACGCAGATCTCAGCCAAGGGCATTGGCATCGGCTACATTGCCGGCTTGTTCCTGCAGTGCGTGGCCATCGCCATTCTGATCACACTGAAGAACACCACTTGGTCGCAGCGGATTGTACTTTGCGTTATCGGTGCATGGTGGGCCATCTTCACCATTCCAGCCGCCATGTGGTTACGACCACGTCCGGGACCTCCCCTACCCACCAAATCCAACACCGGAGGCATTCGCGCCTTGTTCCACTACACCATCTACGCCTGGAAGTCCCTGTTCCGCACCATCCATCTCGCCCGGCGCCTCGTGGACATTGTTCTCTTCCTAGCTGGCTGGTTCTTGCTTTCGGATGCCATTGCTACGACCTCGTCGACCGCCATTCTCTTTGCCAAAACCCAACTCCACATGGAACCCTGGGCTCTGGGCATGATCAACGTCATTTCCACCGCCTCGGGCATCTTGGGCGCATTCTCGTGGTCCTTCATCTCCCGAAAATTCCGCCTCAAAGCCCATCAAACCATCTTGGCATGCATCGCCCTCTTTGAGCTCATCCCTCTCTACGGGCTTATGGGCTATCTCCCCTTTGTCCAAGCATGGGGCGTCGGTGGCTTGCAGCAGCCATGGGAGATGTACCCCCTCGCCGCCATCTACGGGTTTGTCCTCGGCGGCTTGTCAGGCTATTGCCGCTCTTTGTACGGAGAACTCATCCCGCCCGGATCCGAGGCCGCTTTCTATGCTCTTTATGCTATCACCGATAAAGGGTCGAGCGTGTTTGGACCGGCGATTGTGGGGGCGATTATCGATGCGAGCGGGGAGATCAGGCCGGCGTTTTGGTTCTTGGCTGCGATTGTGGGCACGCCGGCGCTGTTTATTTGGTTTATCAATgtggagagggggaggacgGAGGGAGAGGCGTTGGCAGAGATTATTGAGGGGTTCAAGATGAACGGACAGAATGGGCTCAACGGAAATGGGGCGGATGGACTGGCGGACGATAGGAGAGGGAGTGATGCGAGTAGGGCGATTTTGGGGAGgtatgatgatgaggatgaggagtga